The window GCGGGCGAGGTGGTGGAGGATGTTGAGGAGTTTGTGCTTGGCGGAGTCGTCGAGGAGGGGAAGGCGGCCGGCGACTCGGGACATGCAGTGATACGTCGCCGGGAGGGTGGGGTCGGCCGTGATGCGGGGGGTTCTCATGGCGGTGTGTGTAGGAATGGTGGTGTGGGTGGTGGCAGGAAGGATTTGTGAAGTGTGGGCGTGAAATGGGTGACGATGAAGGAAGGAGAATGATGCGGGAGTCTGAGGGGTCAATAAAAAGAAAAAGTATCTGACACTTTAAACTCTACAGATCATGTTTAAAATGTCTGGCTAAATAGAAGTCAATACAAATCAAATCGATGAGATTGCCGTGACGATCGGCACGAAGTGATGCGCAGCTGGACCGGGGGCGGGGCGGGCGGGTAGCGTGAGGGCATGTCCGACGCGCCGAGGGTGGAGGTGGAATTGCCCGGGATTCCGCGGGTGAAGCGAGGCAAGGTCAGGGAGGTGTTCGATCTTGGGGACGCGCTGTTGCTGGTAGCGACGGATCGGATATCGGCGTTCGATTGCGTGATGCCGAACGGGATTCCAGGGAAGGGGGAGGTCTTGACGCAACTGTCCCACTACTGGTTCGACCGGCTGGAGGGGGTGGTTGCAAGTCATCGGTTGCGGAGGGCGGGTGAACCGCTGCCGGAGAGGCTGGCGCCGTGGGCGGATTGGCTGGGGCGCCGGAGCATGGTGGTGAAGCGGGCCTGCCCGCTGCCGATCGAGTGCGTGGTCCGTGGGTACCTCGCGGGTTCCGGGTGGAGCGAGTATCGGCAGAGCGGGGCGATCTGTGGGGTGGGGTTGCCGGCGGGGCTGAAGGAGTCGGAAGCGTTGCCCGAGCCGATCTTCACGCCGGCGACCAAGGCGGAGAGCGGACACGACGAGAACATCCCGTTCGAGCGGGCGGTCGAGCTGGTGGGAGGGGAGACGGCCGAGAGGGTGCGTGCGCTGAGTCTGCGGATCTACCAGATGGCGCGGGAGCACGCGCGGGAGCGGGGGATCGTGATTGCCGACACGAAGTTCGAGTTTGGCTGGTGGGAGGGGGAACTGATCCTGATCGACGAGGTGCTGACGCCGGATTCGTCACGGTTCTGGCCTGTGGACGGGTACCAGCCGGGGCG of the Verrucomicrobiia bacterium genome contains:
- a CDS encoding phosphoribosylaminoimidazolesuccinocarboxamide synthase gives rise to the protein MSDAPRVEVELPGIPRVKRGKVREVFDLGDALLLVATDRISAFDCVMPNGIPGKGEVLTQLSHYWFDRLEGVVASHRLRRAGEPLPERLAPWADWLGRRSMVVKRACPLPIECVVRGYLAGSGWSEYRQSGAICGVGLPAGLKESEALPEPIFTPATKAESGHDENIPFERAVELVGGETAERVRALSLRIYQMAREHARERGIVIADTKFEFGWWEGELILIDEVLTPDSSRFWPVDGYQPGRSQPSFDKQYVRDYLQGLSWDKRPPAPALPPEIVERTREKYLEAYRRLTGEPL